Part of the Chanos chanos chromosome 5, fChaCha1.1, whole genome shotgun sequence genome, ATGGTACGTTGCCATTTTACTTAGCCCTTAGACACCTGAAGATTGATTGCGTGCCTTATTTATCACCAAACTCTTCAATAAACCTACTCTGGGGTCCTGGCAACTTAAGAAGGGTTTTAACTGCAGACACTTAAAGTACAGTGTGTCTTGTAAACTGGAAAGTGTAATATCGTTTTttataaacacatatttttttaatgttcagctGAACTTTGACTTGGACCGAGGTGTGTTTCCCATGGTGATCCAGGCGGTGGTGGATGATGGAGATGGTAAGTCAGAAATCAGAAATTCAGACATGATCATTACCGCAGTAAATGAGACATTAGCGGATgtgactttttctctttttttttatttcctgttttacAGATGTCACAGGACATGCACATGTGCTCTTGGCAGCATTTGAAAGGGTGTGTATAgttattattgtcattttttttttcccttttcagcTCCTGATCTTGAGCCGTAATCTGCTTGCATACTGACATGATGGCCCAATATAAGTTATAAGGcctttaaatgataaaaaaatactAGTTTGTAATGATAAATCAGCAAATTAAAGCTTGGCTGCTGCACGCAATGTGCAATGCTCCAAAAATAAGGAGACATGAATTGCAGGCAGGCAGCTTATACGGGCAGAAGGCACCTAATGGGAGACGAGTTTGTGGTATATTAAGTGAAAACTGGGTGGTCTTAACCCAAAGGATTTATCTCGTTGAAATTGGAACCATTAAAACACACGATGTCTTTAGCACCCATGAATCATTGTTTTCTTGGTATTTTATAAATACTCGAGAGCTCAACAGTCTTTATGGTATTTTATGAACATTTAGGAGCACCGCAGTGTTATTCCAGTTAAGTAAGAGGATGGGAAGAGAAAGCTATCACGGTCAGAGATGTTTGTAATCATGCTTCTGTAAATGCTCTCTCACTGACAGCATGTGGATGGCAGTTTTTCTGTGAAGCCGTTAAAGCAGAAGCAAATTGTAAGTATGCGTGTCTCTGTGGTTTCTCATTCACACTCCCAGACATTGTACTCTCTAAGACGGATCCTCTCACGCATGATAGCGAGTGAATGACTTTCTGCTCCGTGTCTGAATGGCCTTTTAGGGTTGAACTGTCCACTTCTCCCAGCGCGGTGTTCCTTTTAACCTTAGTCTAGTGCCGAGCGTCGCCTTCACACTTACTCAGACGGAGGGCACTTAAGGGCGCAACCAATTTTTTCGAAGACAATAACTGGTTTCTCCCTCGAGGGGGAACAAGAAATAGGTTGATAGGGGACTTTGACctgtcattcatttgtgtggagCCCCTCCCCTTTCTGACCAGCCTCGCCTCACCCAGCGTGTTTTATGGCATCATACAGGTGGACCGTGTAAGCTACCTTCTCCAGGAGATTTATGGCATTGAGAATAAGAATAACCAGGAGACCAAGGTAAACTGTTGCCAAACAATAGAGCATTGTGCCCTCATCATGGAAATGTTCTGGATTCTGATCTGTCGCTGAGAAcgtgtaaatttttttttttttagtgtcctGTCCCGAGTAAAATAACGCTTGTAAACAAAATAATGCCAGTAAACATTTTTAGTAACTTGCAAATGATTTCTAGTTACCTGGAAACGATTTGTAagtttatatacatatatctctTCACCGCCTCTATGTGGGAGCACTTgataaattattgtttttttgggtttttttttttcccttgataGACCTCCGATGATGAAAACAGTGAcaacagcagtgagtgtgtggtgtgtctgtcaGATCTGCGTGACACACTCATTCTGCCGTGCAGGCACTTGTGTCTCTGCAACGCCTGTGCTGACACTCTGCGTTACCAAGCCAACAACTGCCCCATTTGCAGGCTGCGTGAGTGTTaaatgaaggagtgaatgaatgaatgaatggctgAATAAATGCCCTGTGTTACTCATTGGCTGTAAATGTACAGTTCATTTTTGAGACAGCCCATTAACAGAGATAAGCGTAATAATTAGAATATATGGCCACGACTTTATGAGAAATACCTCTGTAATGTCTTAAATTTATTGACTGCAAtgaaaggaattttttttttttcttgcctgtgcTTTTACTGGTAACTTTGGGAAACAGTGACACCTGCTGGAGAGTTTTGACGTTAAATGCAGCATTGCAGGGTTTTCAAACATGTATTTTGATATGAGCAGTGAGTATAAGAGTGAGGTTTAGTATCAGTAAGATTAAAGGTAATATCGTAATAATGTCTTATCTTTGAGTACTTTCACAATATCTTTGAGTACTTTTATTATCTTCACTGCTCTAGAAACCTAAAATAATGTAGTGTGAAGTATTCTAAAAGATCACTTCATATTATAACTCAGTTTATAAGTTTGATAATGAGCACACTACACAAGATCACAACATTAATTCTTAAAAGAGGTGAATTGTTTCCCATGCCCAGTGCAGATGTGATCAGATTAATGCTATCGAACATAATAAACGGAACGTCCTATCAACAGATCAGAAACTGTCAATATACAGTTTGCTTAATCTCCTTTTAGCCAAGTGGACagctgtgtaaatatttacacgCCAtgctttgtctcttttgttACTTAAATGGATGTGgacacattttttaaagtgcTTCTTTGCAGGTTTTGCGACACCCGTGTTTGCTTTACGCAAGGCCGATAACTCGGGCCCTCTTTTCCCTCACacgacctttttttttccccctcctttcgCCTCCAGCCTTCCGAGCCCTGCTGCAGATCCGCGCGGTGAGGAAGAAGCAGGCGGGCACTCTCTCCCCCGTGTCCTTCAGCCCGGTGCTCTCCCAGAACTCGGACCACACCGAGCACTCCGTACGGTGCCTCTCTTCACTCTCCCGTTTGCATATGCGTCGTATCGACCCGATCACATGCAAATGAAGGACCCGCTCTGTGTCTCCTTTCTCAATGCACGCTGTCTTTTGACTGCGTCAAAGCAAAGGCCGCAGTTTGCACTCTGCGGGCTTGCGGATCGTGAATAGGCTGCATGTTGTACACCTGTTCTGAcgtgttgttatttttatttgaatattgcTAGGATTTAATTCATCCAGGCACCATTCATTTAACTCGTACAGTAACGGCTGTTATTCTGAAAGGTCAGACTGAATATGCCTGTTATAGTCATATTTTCCAggatttgtatatttatttagtAAGGGAAAAAGATCAAATTTGCAAAGTGATGTATGGGGTCAAAATTAGAACAAATCTCTGTTATTGTCAGGAGGGGGGAAActaaacatttctgtgttttcttgatCTCAGAACTCTGAAAACATTCCGCCCGGATTTGAGCCCATTTCGTTGCTTGAGGCACTGAATGGCGTGCATCCCTTGCCCTCCTCTATCCCATCAGCCCCCCTGTATGAGGAAATACAGTTTTCTGGAGACGTGGGTGATCCTTTGACTCTGAGTGGACGACAGAAGGGTGCAGTGGAGCACTCTGGAGATGCAGTTTCTCTCAAGGGGAAAGGCAGCAAGTCACCGGATGGGTAAGCTTTCACAACACTGAACTCCAACTGTGAGTTTTAAAATGCTCTGTTAAGAAACTTTACGGTTACTTGGTTGAggcttatttgtttttttataatgaaGCATAGATTCATGCATTAACTATAcaatcattttctgtgtttgtgcttcCAGTCCCCTCAAACATATTATTTTTCCACGGATGAATGCACCTTGTATTGCTCACATATGGCCAGAAGAGCATTTGCGTGCAATAATATTGCCACATGTGGTAATATTCAGATGAAATCTGTTCTTATGCAGGTCTCTGAGGTCTCCGTCATCTCCCATCCAGGAGGAGGACGACGAGGAGAAACTATCGGAGATCTCCGACGTTCAGCCTCAGTCTCTGTTTCCATGCAGCCCTGCTCCCACTGAGGTCAGCATTCAAACACTTCAACTCAAAATTATTCTCACACGCTCTACAGTTGGCGTAAGCGTTGTGTTCATTTACCTTAACTCAGCTTAAGTAATCAGTGGGTTATTTAAGAGGTGCTCAGAAAATCCTCTAGTCAGATCCCACTGCCAAAGAGATATTGTGTCATGTCTCAAATTTTGAAAGGGTGATAACCAGTAGCATATCACTGGTTAATAAATGTTGACACCCGACGAACGAgttaactgaaaatgtgtgaaGCAGTCCTTGGCCACAGCTTCATTAACATTAAAGAGGTTTCATTCCTTTCTCCCAGGTCACGGTGGAGGGCGAGATCTCAGAGCCTGGCACTCCTAACACAGGtaagagctcagagagagagaacagcccCCTGGTTAGTCCACATGGGACAGCAAGCATGCTTAGGTGCCTTTGcagcacacacacttatgttcTGGGTTTCACTTAATGTATGAAAAATGCATGTTCTGGGTCTAAATGCAATGTTGTTTTAGGTTGGAAAAGGTTGAAGaccatttgaaatgttttatcatGAAAAGGACTAACAAGTTAAGATGAAAACGTTGAAAACCCACATCATCCTGATGTATTAGAGTACACTTATCTTTCCATGATCTAGTTTGAATCCTACATTGAAATTGAGAAATGAATTTTGCAATGCTCTTTAAACACAGACCTAATGTCACATTGTAACACTTGCCTAGCACCAGCTGCAGATCATTCCAGTTCATCACAGTTGTCTCATTCAGGTGGTATCAAGTGAAACTCAAATACAGCTCTATTATGCGTGTTTACAGTAACTGACagtgttcactctctctctctgtgtttgtgtgtgtgcgcgtgcgtgtacgcgtgtgtgtgtgtgtgtgtgtgtgtgcgtgtgtgtgtctgtgtgtgtgtgcgtgcgtgtgtgtctgtgtgtgtgggctgcgAGCAGCCTCTGAGTGCAGGACTCTGGCgctgtctgtcagtgagatACTGCAGGACTGCCACAGTGAGCACAGCAGTCTGAGCAGGTCGGAGAGTGAGCCCTCCGCAGAGCTGGCCCTGCCTGGTGAGTCTAGTCTCCCTCatcttcaacacacacacacacaccacatccacGCACAGCATTCCTCTCCCATTCAGCCTGTTATCTGACCTGCTGAGTGCTCCTGCAGCGTTACTCATAAAACATCACTCATTTCACTTTTATAAAGGTAGAACCCAGGGCCAGTTGTTTTCACAATGACTAATCTCAGAACATGGAAAATTGCAGTGTATTTGGATTTTGGTTCATCGTCGGTGAATGTCTGCGACATAAGCTGTAGTCAGTATCACTACTGTTACTGTTGCTATCTCACACTTCTCTGATCTTTTGTGCAGTTTTGAGGTTTGAGCTTGGTCTTTGTGTATCTAACGTCcgtttttaatcttttctctttccccatGCATTTAACAGACGTGTATGTTGCCATAAAGATAACAGGATTTGTCCTTCAAACAAACtgaagtgcatttttttttttttctaaaaatgcaCTTCATTATTTGTTGTCACTGAAGATGGGTTGCCATCACCTCTCTTTAGTCTGTCGCACTACATTTCACTTGATGCTGcttgtgtgcttttttttttcccctctccttctcttaacttctctttcttcctgacCTGACCAGGGTCTGAGTCCTGGTCTACTGCTGTAGAGGAATGACTCTGGTACGTGTGTCATTAACTACTCCACTAACTGCTCTCACGGCCCTGATAAAGTTCAGCAAATTCAGGTTCCATGGTCCTTTGTGACCACCTGGTCCTCCTTTAAAATCCACGCTTTGTGATTAACTGTTGCTTTTGACTTGGCTCtccactcttaaaaaaaaaaaagaaaaaaaaaaaagaaaagatctgtgTTTACCAGTTGCAACTACATGCATGTGTGGTGTTTTCTGCTATTAAGCTAATACTTACTCTTTGACAATCTCTGACTTTGGTTTCCTGAACATCAGGACCTTTAAGGAATTAGACGTGTCATTGCACTCAACATTCAGTCTTTActcctttatttattattaaattacCGATTTCTGACTGTCGTTGTAGACCACCAATAAATACCGGCTAGTACAGTAAAAGCATGTAACAGAGCGATTTATCATTTTAACGGGATTGCATCAGGTTTGTGTGTAAGACGGCTGGTacttcacactcactctccctgtctccctcacaCCTACGCAGGGTCATCTGACTCCATCGAGAGCTTGAAGAGCCAGAGTACCAGCAGCTCCAGCCAGCCCCTGCTCTGCCTCCCCAGCTCCGTGCACATGGAGGACGAGCGGCTGACACTGTAGCAACGGACCCTCAAATCCACCCCCGGCATCCACTCGATCGTCAACCCCTCCCAAGACACTCACGTTAgacccccaccctccacccccttcCGGGCCTTCAGGAGTAAGGCTCCTCACTATCTCGGAGGAGCTGGGTCAAAGTGCATCAATGTATTTGATTGTGAAGGAGGCCATGGCCCTTGTATTTTTAATATGATTCGGGAACAAGAATTTTTTTAGTTGATAAAAAAAGGAAGTTCACCCCTTTTTTGACATATGGGCTCTTTATTACCCTTAcctcagactgttttttttttttttttttcaatcaaacacttggatttttaaatatttgtatttttcaccaAAAAACACTAATTGTCTTTAACAACCTAAAATAGACTCAAAACTACAGTGACTTCTATTGTGCCATTATCTGAATCAAACTGTGGATTTCTAAAtaagtatttttttgtttgtttgtttggttggttggttggttttggggtttttttcgtttttttttttttttccaaatgaggGAGACAGGTCCTGTTTTTGCCCATGTAGGGTCTTCTTAGTGATGTGCAATCTCATCGTTATAGTTTTTAGTCATtctcacagagacaaagaagacCAACTAGCTTAAGTTGGGCATTGATATACTTGAAGTGTATgagtgaataaacaaataaacaaacaaacaaataaatatttatgaaagagaagaaaagacagttGTTAGAATGGGCTCATATTTCTGTAGGGGTGACCTTCCACTTTTAGTTGCACGGCGTAAACTCTATGATACTTAAAtggtctgtttcatttcttactTTATCTGTAATTCAATTCTTGTTATCAAGcagcttttcatttgttttgtgaccgatgagatttttgttttgttggtttgtaaCGCTGTGTGCCAGATGTCAGTCTGCAGTATAGACACGCTATAGAAACGGTGGAATTAACCCTTTAAAGCactcatttaaatattatgCTTATTGATATACTTTATGTGTGCCTTATATAGCGTggctttcctctcttttgtccCTTAAATGTTTATAATGGGGAAGTTTGATCACTTCTTACAGCTTTAACATGTAGTTGAGGGGGGACTTGCCTATATTGTGGAGTGACATATTTTATACTTTATAGTGACCcagctgctgctctctctgtcctaaCCAACTCCAATATAGTATATTTGTATGTACTGTAGTACAGTCGTTTTACCTTAAAGCAAAATTGCTCGTAATCATAGACATTGTCATCTTTAAACGATCATTTGTCCTTGATAAACCGTTTTGAAACTGAATTGGTGTCGTGAGTAATTTTTTTTGGCTAATTATCCCCGAAAAACAACTCCACTGCAAAGATGTAAAAGTAGACCTGCATCGTATCCTGAATCAGTATAAACAACGAGCCTTCTGACTGCGTCGATGTCAAGTCAACGAAAATATGCCTCGACTTAATTGATGCGCCCAGTGTTATGTAGGAACAATTTTTAACCGCGTGGTGGCAATGCATCCATAATCCAAACAACTGTATGTGTAGTATTGTGAGCGCTTGACAGAGCATCACATAGATGAATACATAGATGCTAAAGCACCCCCCCCACGACCTCATGAGGTTTCTACGACAGAACCGACCTGGCAAACGTAAAATAGAGGAAAGGAATGCAGTTTGCATAACCGCAGTAGCAAAAGAATGGCTGCAGTTGTGGTACAACAATGGTTGATTTAACATGCTAACTCTCTACTGTGATAATTTTGCTTCCTTGTGGTACGTTACCCAAAGAAAAGTCTGGATGTAATTTAACCGGGTATGCTTAAGCGGGACGTGTGGCGCGTattcctctgttttccctccCCGTGCGTGTACGTCCAAGTGTTTGCGCCTTTACTTACCACTTGGCGCGCCAAAACACCTGCGCTGACTCTCACGTAAGTGACACCAGTCTACACAACGTAGGTGGCCGGTAACTCATGTTTTCAAACGCTGTCATTCGTGAGGAGAGCAGCTGCATGGTCCAACTCGTTTGTTAgtcttaaataataaaactaccAGCTGCTTCAGAACACGAATTTCAACAATTGTAATtatacagagggaaaaacataTGGGTTccaattttaaagaaaaagagaagagttcTAAAAGTTTCAAGTAAGGTACCTCGCCATCAATTTGTCACAATACTGATCAAAATCGAGCATACAGCCAGTGATTGGGTTACCTAGTTTCTGTTAATGTCAATATTCTTAAGTTACGAAATGCTTAACAGAAATGACGCAGAAAATAAGAACGAGGGCGTATTTGTCTTGCGGTAAAACGTTGTAGACACTCCCCGAAATGCCCAATCGTCTGGCCAAGGATATGTGAAACTTGGATACCATTGGGCCAATCAGGGGTCTATATATTGAAAGGGTTATTAAGCAGTAACGGAAACTGTGGAGCGCATATCTGACAGCGGAGTCTCTCCTGGCTCTCTGCTCTTTGTACCGCACAGGAGGCAGAAACGTGGGACAGCATTATTTGGGGTTTATTAAAGAAACTGGAATGAAATCATTGGTCGCGCGGCACTGGGACATTTCTGAGTTTATAGATACGTTTGCGAGACTTCCCCCATTGGCCGCACTTGTTGCATTGACAGCTTGCCTCTGCAGTACGTAAGGAGGAGAGACATTGAGCGACAGTGGCACTGCAGCAACAGGTTCGCTCAGGAAGGCATCAGTGCTGTTTCTTCAGCATTCTGGTATGCGTTTTTATTTACCTCTAGGTATCGGAGAATGTCAAAGATTCTTGCGGAGTTTTAGCTCTGGAGAACCACAACATTTGTAGGCTACTTTATttacgtttttttgttgttgttattttatgtgACAGTACTTTGAAGATTTATATGTAGATTTTATTCCATTCTAGATCATACCGAAGTATAAAACCCAGCCAGCAGCCGCAGCTGCTCCGCGTTCAGGATGCCGGTGTTGATGAGTCCGGAGATCGCCActaaatttaaagaaaaatggatGATGCTCCATCCGGAGGATCAGGATAATGTCAACGGTTCGGTCGACGACAGCCTCACCAGTTTACATTGGTTACAGAACTTTTCGATTCTCAGTGCCAATCCAGAGAGGACTCCTAGTTCAGGCTGTTATCCTCAGCACTTCTTTTATCAGAGACACCTTCATCTTGGGGGAACCGACTCGCCCTCCAGTCCACCTGCTGGAGACACCGCTGCTACAGGGATGCCCCAAACCCTGGGAAACCCCATTACCTCTAGCAGCAATTTAGGCAACACAAGTTCGTATGTGCTACAACAAACGGGAAATTATGGCCACACCATAACGTCGCAAATAAATACAGCCGAGGAGATCGACTATAAAACAAACCGTCACGTGAAACCACCTTATTCCTATGCTACCCTTATTTGTATGGCAATGCAAGCCAGCAAGAAAACAAAGATCACTCTCTCCGCTATTTACAACTGGATCACAGATAATTTCTGCTACTACAGACACGCAGAACCCAGCTGGCAGGTACaatattaattttaattttatgtgaTTAACTGTGGTAAACTATAGATGATTGATATGTGTGGAGACTACAAATGCTGAAACATTACATTGTACAGAAAGTATCTCCAGAAATGAAGGTGATTGAAGGCTATGTAGGCTGCGTTGAGTACGATGAGTGCAGGTCAGGATATAATCCGTTATAGGATCGGTACCTTTGAATTACTGCCATTTCTATTTGAACGTTCAGAGTATAGTCTCTTGGCGAATAGCTGTAAATTACGTACTGTCTTGTAgaggaaacattttatttagaaacgaaacaaaacaaaacgaaaataAACTAAGAGGATTATCGGCATCATCATCTGCGTGCTGTCCAAAACTTTGGAACCACTTTAGTAAAACACTGCAGATTTGATATGTCGAAATGTTACTGGTAAATCAGGGGCATTGTTTCTAGAATGTTCCCTTTACCCAAGAGTCTTTGCACATACAGGGCCCTGGTTCTTTAATGAGGCATCCTTCAGGGAAACCACAAGCAGCCAAGCACGGATGATCATATTTGAAATACACAGAGCTGTATTACTAGAGAGTCTCATTAGGAGCATTTGCTTTTctgtacacacaacactgccccTCCCCCAACATTCATTACCTTCCCCCTGCCCTCTGCATACATTAACCAATGAAACAGTACACCTCCACTTAGCCACACAATAGGATCGTATAGGAGTCTGTGTTAGAGCCAGATCCCTCGGCCACTGCCACAAACTGGTTGTCATCATgaatacactgtcttttattaCTAACTCACCCACTGAGTGATTAATGAAAACCacacaacaaagaaacatttaatgcatttgTTAGTTTTGTCAGAAGTAATCATTAGAAGGTGTTTTGATAATCTGTAGATCAAGCAATACATTTGTTTACAgatgaaaggctttttttttttttctttttcttttttaatctgaaatACACGAGAAACATTATGGAGACATGCATGTTCTGCAGTTgtccaaattaaaaacaaagctttttttttttttaaagctttccTGGTGTGCTCTTGGATTGGATCAACATTGACAGTTTCGCGGTTGTGAGATGATAATATGAACTGTTTTTTAATACAGCAGTGCAAGCATGACCTCAGTAACATTTCTTAaaacctcttctcctctttgcAGAATTCAATCCGCCATAATTTGTCACTGAACAAGTGCTTCATGAAAGTCCCCAGGCAGAAAGATGAGCCGGGGAAGGGGGGGTTTTGGCAGATCGATCCTCAGTACGCTGACATGTTCGTAAACGGTGTCTTTAAGCGAAGACGGATGCCAGCCACAAACTTCAATACCCAGAGGCAGAGTAAGATGTTGCCTTCGACAGACTCCCCTTACAGCCTGACTGCTCAGGAAAAGCAGGGCGGCCGACAGACGGGGGTGGACCACGTCCAGGGGCCTGCGTCAGGAAACAAACGAAAGCAGGTCATGCCCAAACGAAACAAGCTGGCCAGGATCCACAAATCTCCCCTATTAGCGACCGAAGTGAAAAGCTCTGATGTGCTCAGAGGAGATTTTGACCTGGCCTCCGTGTTTGACGACGTGATGAGTGGAAATGGGAGTACTTTTGAGGACCTGGATATTAACACGGCTCTTAGCTCACTGGGCTGTGAGATGGAAGTGCCCTCGCAAAGCCAGCATATGGCAAACGTGGGGAAATGGTACAGCAACGAGGATGAACAAGCCTGTGCTTACCTGGAGGTGAATGGCATGATGGGATGCAGTTTGGAAGACTTTCAGCAACAGCATCTGCAGACTCATCCGCAATATTATGAAGGAATGACTGTTTTCTCAgagcaccaacaacaacagcagcagcagcaccccTGGGAGATTAAAGAGGAGGTCCAACCCATCCCACTGTCTCTCGATCAAGGCTTCGGCGTCTGTGAGGGATTCTTCTCTGAGATGCAGCTGTGGGAAAGAGCCGATTCctatctttaaaaatgaaatcgAACTCATCCCTCCTTGTGCGCTCTTGACTTCGGTCTGAAGACCTGTTGACTTTTGTTTTGCTACATTAGCATAATGaattgctcaaaaaaaaaaaaaaaaaaaaagaggagaaatacCATGtcattttgcagttttatggggggggggggggggagtttgcattcttttttttttttttttttctaaagttcTATGGTGAATGTTGAAGATTTTCCAAATTTCTTCTTTTGATTCTTAGTTGATTTTCATACGATGCAAATCATTGTTGTACAAGGATATTACTCATTTAAAGTAgttagaaaaaaatcatttgtctaTTGACTAATCAATGtcaatataaacatatatatatatatatgttagtTTGTTCTTCAATTTTAGAGATTGTCATGATTTTCATATTATGAAAAAACTGGGAGATTCACTGGGAAAGGGGAAGCAATGATTCAGAGTGCTTTGCAGAAATATTATCACTGAAAACCTAGCACAAGCACTTTGAAAGTTAAATTCAGTGTCTTGCTCAGATAAAAGcctaattatttatttgtactttttttgtaGAATAAGTTGTGTGAATTAAGAatgtctctttttgtctttttcttacccttttttttttttaaattttgcaaaCATGTTTTTGATCATAAATGGAAGGCAATATAAGATCACACTCTTGGCTGTGACTGTTCTAAAAGTGTATTAACAGTTTGAGCAATGGTTTCTAACATGCAACTTGAATCAAATTATACTGTACTTGAATTAAACTATCAACCATCTCTGAACCCTGACTGATTTTCAAGCCTCCTTGTATTTAACAGTGTAGTACACAATGTGATATGCTTAAAGAAGCCTCTGATATAATACACCATTTTATTTGTTATAATTATCTGCTAAGTTTTTGACAATTTGACATTTGCCCTCGtccaatgtttttttcttcttctaggGTTTcaaattccatttaaaaaagtcaaaacacatCTATCTCAGAAAGAAGGAATTACTAAAAATATTCTAACGAGAATGCTAATAACACAGTAACATGTCCTTGGACCACTGGAGATCAGTCCATTTAATAATTATATAACTCTGTATTAAACTATGACTTTTgtaacagagagacattttaaaaataatttcatattttcatcgatttaaaaataaacctgGAAATCTGGATTAGAGGTGTTCATTTCTCAGATCTCCTGTCAATGTACAGATTTTTTGGTACTGTTGGTAAGAGAAGTCTCACTCACAATTTAGTtctaatacatttctgtgtaaatTAACAATCATTCAGTGCAGTAAATACTTTATTTCTGGAGATTAAGCATACCACTCACATAAATGAAAGATCATTTCGTTAATGTTACTGCAGTAGCGTGTTTGACGCTTTAC contains:
- the foxj1b gene encoding forkhead box protein J1-B encodes the protein MPVLMSPEIATKFKEKWMMLHPEDQDNVNGSVDDSLTSLHWLQNFSILSANPERTPSSGCYPQHFFYQRHLHLGGTDSPSSPPAGDTAATGMPQTLGNPITSSSNLGNTSSYVLQQTGNYGHTITSQINTAEEIDYKTNRHVKPPYSYATLICMAMQASKKTKITLSAIYNWITDNFCYYRHAEPSWQNSIRHNLSLNKCFMKVPRQKDEPGKGGFWQIDPQYADMFVNGVFKRRRMPATNFNTQRQSKMLPSTDSPYSLTAQEKQGGRQTGVDHVQGPASGNKRKQVMPKRNKLARIHKSPLLATEVKSSDVLRGDFDLASVFDDVMSGNGSTFEDLDINTALSSLGCEMEVPSQSQHMANVGKWYSNEDEQACAYLEVNGMMGCSLEDFQQQHLQTHPQYYEGMTVFSEHQQQQQQQHPWEIKEEVQPIPLSLDQGFGVCEGFFSEMQLWERADSYL
- the mgrn1a gene encoding putative E3 ubiquitin-protein ligase MGRN1 isoform X2, producing the protein MGSILSRRIAGVEDIDIQANSAYRYPPKSGNYFTSHFFMGGEKFDTPHPEGYLFGENMDLNFLGNRPVQFPYVTPAPHEPIKTLRSLVNIRKDSLRLVRYKDDADVSTEEGVNPKVLYSVEFCFDADARVAITVYCQAFEEFTNGMALYTPKSPSMVSETVHYKRGINQQFSLPSFKIDFTKWKPEELNFDLDRGVFPMVIQAVVDDGDDVTGHAHVLLAAFERHVDGSFSVKPLKQKQIVDRVSYLLQEIYGIENKNNQETKTSDDENSDNSSECVVCLSDLRDTLILPCRHLCLCNACADTLRYQANNCPICRLPFRALLQIRAVRKKQAGTLSPVSFSPVLSQNSDHTEHSNSENIPPGFEPISLLEALNGVHPLPSSIPSAPLYEEIQFSGDVGDPLTLSGRQKGAVEHSGDAVSLKGKGSKSPDGSLRSPSSPIQEEDDEEKLSEISDVQPQSLFPCSPAPTEVTVEGEISEPGTPNTASECRTLALSVSEILQDCHSEHSSLSRSESEPSAELALPGSESWSTAVEE
- the mgrn1a gene encoding putative E3 ubiquitin-protein ligase MGRN1 isoform X1; protein product: MGSILSRRIAGVEDIDIQANSAYRYPPKSGNYFTSHFFMGGEKFDTPHPEGYLFGENMDLNFLGNRPVQFPYVTPAPHEPIKTLRSLVNIRKDSLRLVRYKDDADVSTEEGVNPKVLYSVEFCFDADARVAITVYCQAFEEFTNGMALYTPKSPSMVSETVHYKRGINQQFSLPSFKIDFTKWKPEELNFDLDRGVFPMVIQAVVDDGDDVTGHAHVLLAAFERHVDGSFSVKPLKQKQIVDRVSYLLQEIYGIENKNNQETKTSDDENSDNSSECVVCLSDLRDTLILPCRHLCLCNACADTLRYQANNCPICRLPFRALLQIRAVRKKQAGTLSPVSFSPVLSQNSDHTEHSNSENIPPGFEPISLLEALNGVHPLPSSIPSAPLYEEIQFSGDVGDPLTLSGRQKGAVEHSGDAVSLKGKGSKSPDGSLRSPSSPIQEEDDEEKLSEISDVQPQSLFPCSPAPTEVTVEGEISEPGTPNTASECRTLALSVSEILQDCHSEHSSLSRSESEPSAELALPGSSDSIESLKSQSTSSSSQPLLCLPSSVHMEDERLTL